Proteins co-encoded in one Capnocytophaga ochracea DSM 7271 genomic window:
- a CDS encoding vWA domain-containing protein: MLKNITFANPQFFWLLLVLPLMVAWYWYWNKKSKPNVTISSTIAFKKMSSWKDHLYHSLFALRLLAVALLIIALARPQTHSENAHTKITDGIDIVMAIDVSASMLSKDLKPNRFEALKKVASQFVKDRPNDRIGLVIYAGESYTKTPVTTDKGIILNALSELTYGQIEDGTAIGMGLATAVNRLKESKAKSRVIILLTDGVNNTGFIDPQTAAELAAEYGIRVYTIGIGSNGTALSPYALNPDGSIMYRMLQVEIDEPLMKKIAEVTHGRYFRATDNQKLQQIYDEINKMETTKIEEFKYTEVDEKFRPLAIIAVVLLLLEFLLKNTIFRNEI; encoded by the coding sequence ATGCTTAAAAATATTACTTTTGCCAATCCACAGTTCTTTTGGTTACTATTAGTCTTACCACTAATGGTGGCGTGGTATTGGTATTGGAATAAGAAATCTAAACCGAATGTAACTATATCTTCCACTATCGCTTTTAAGAAGATGAGTTCGTGGAAAGACCATTTATACCATTCTTTATTTGCCTTGCGCTTATTGGCAGTGGCCTTACTAATTATAGCATTAGCGCGCCCACAAACCCATTCAGAAAATGCACACACAAAGATTACTGATGGGATAGATATTGTAATGGCAATAGACGTATCGGCGAGTATGCTTTCAAAAGACTTAAAGCCTAACCGTTTTGAAGCACTAAAAAAGGTAGCTTCACAATTTGTAAAAGACCGTCCTAATGACCGTATTGGACTTGTTATCTACGCAGGAGAAAGCTATACTAAAACTCCTGTGACTACGGATAAAGGTATTATCTTAAACGCTCTTTCGGAACTTACTTATGGACAAATAGAAGATGGTACAGCCATAGGTATGGGACTGGCAACGGCTGTAAACCGACTCAAAGAAAGTAAAGCCAAGAGTAGAGTTATTATCCTCCTTACCGATGGGGTGAACAACACAGGATTTATAGACCCACAAACCGCAGCTGAGTTGGCTGCTGAGTACGGTATTAGAGTATATACAATAGGGATAGGCTCCAATGGAACGGCGCTCTCACCTTACGCACTCAATCCTGACGGTAGCATAATGTACCGTATGTTACAAGTGGAAATAGATGAGCCTCTAATGAAAAAGATAGCTGAAGTAACACACGGGAGATACTTTCGTGCCACTGACAACCAAAAGCTCCAACAGATTTACGATGAAATCAACAAGATGGAGACTACCAAGATTGAAGAATTTAAATACACTGAGGTAGATGAGAAATTCAGACCCTTAGCGATAATTGCTGTTGTTTTATTACTTCTTGAGTTTTTATTAAAAAATACTATCTTCAGAAACGAAATATAA